One Paramisgurnus dabryanus chromosome 10, PD_genome_1.1, whole genome shotgun sequence genomic region harbors:
- the synj1 gene encoding synaptojanin-1 isoform X2, with the protein MAFSKGYRIYHKLDPPPYSVIVETRNQEECLMFESGAVAVLSAVEKETIKSAYTKMLDAYGILGVLRLNLGDSMLHSLVVVTGCSSVGKIQESEVFRVTGTDFVSLKNDPTDEDRIADVRKILNSGNFYFAWSSTGVSLDLSLNAHRRIREDISDNRFFWNQSLHLHLKHYGVNCDDWLLRLMCGGVEIRTIYAGHKQAKACVISRLSSERAGTRFNVRGTNDDGQVANFVETEQAIFLDDKVSSFIQIRGSIPLFWEQPGLQVGSHRVKLSRGFEANAPAFERHFSALRRLYGKQVIINLLGMKEGEHMLSKAFQSHLKASEHANAVKMLNFDYHQMVKGGKTDKLTTVLKPQISKFLEECGFFSHSTESGIQRCQAGTIRSNCLDCLDRTNSVQAFIALEMLPKQLEDMGLTEKPQLVARFQEVFRTMWSTNGDSISKIYAGTGALDGKAKLKDGARSVTRTIQNNFFDSSKQEAIDVLRLGSTLNSDLADKARALLTTSSLYVSEPILQSASPRVLLGMCQNHYKYTRPKKIRVCVGTWNVNGGKQFRSIAFRNHTLNDWLLDAPKKAGHPEFQDSKSNPVDIFAIGFEEMVELNAGNIVSASTTNQKLWAAELQKNISRDQRYVLLASEQLVGVCLFIFIRPQHAPFIRDVAVDTVKTGMGGATGNKGGVAIRMLFHTTSICFVCSHFAAGQSQVKERNDDYNEIARKLSFPMGRLLYSHDYVFWCGDFNYRISLPNEEVKELIKQQNWEALVGGDQLVEQKNAGQVFRGFIEGKLDFAPTYKYDLFSEDYDTSEKCRTPAWTDRVLWKRRKWNFDKTAEEMELNVVGASVNEEDPYPWSPGDLKYYGRAELKTSDHRPVVAIIDMDVLEVDPEARHQVYKEVIAHQGPPDGTILVSLCSSGPDDYFDDALIDDLLDKFANFGEVILIRFVEEKMWVTFLEGYSALAALSLSASTVNGKTIDIRLRSSGWIKSLEEEMSVERICGSIPTSSSSTLLAENSEMGEEFDMEGDVDEEVEDILQQNLQPGVGSEPGVSPTPSPRGSPCPSPTQGEPAPPIRPSRAPPRTAGPPQGSPVEYQPAGAPSYQTLEPKRPPPPRPNIPPARPAPPQRPPPPSGQKSPALARADAAARGQATGSAPGGTPRPIPPRAGVISVPPQARPPPPSHPGAPRPTAEVHPGAPRPTSDNHPGAPRPEPQSKPADLPLGPPPTLPGPMRPQMISPMQPQPISPMQPSVQAQVPPPIQSQLPPPMQPTFPTPLVPQAAGPAQASSTGASASPQPGLASPKPPPRSRSTHGLPPEATPPSTPATASQAKNMNGVQNEAQWKPDPFDLLYTQSLLQNLSSSTSLPRSSSSSTFLSSSSTFSASLPRSSSSSATFSSSSSTLSSSLSLFSSLQNPSSASDTSSAQCLLPPPIPSRSRSQETLRCSPNPFLADPHPRPSSTNPFTGNSTSSPQRSLTPVFYIQQDAEPSKPGLNRAMSAMVHSSILPPSVSRQQSLGPAVAPAPPKQTQNWVTFDDDSNFLPSRKAPAAGAPLPPASTSLAFPQPPSSLPRSGFDTDSNWASLSNSAFPAIPPPNPNRTNTSIRNAPSRNEFTGR; encoded by the exons ATGGCTTTCAGCAAAGGTTATCGTATTTATCATAAACTGGACCCACCTCCATACAGTGTGATTGTGGAAACCAGAAATCAAGAAGAATGCCTGATGTTTGAGTCTGGAGCCGTCGCCGTTCTCT CGGCAGTAGAGAAGGAGACCATCAAATCAGCATACACCAAGATGTTGGATGCGTATGGGATCCTGGGAGTTCTTCGTCTCAACCTTG GGGATTCAATGCTACACAGCCTGGTGGTCGTAACAGGCTGTAGTTCTGTTGGAAAAATCCAAGAATCCGAAGTCTTTCGAGTGACTGGAACAGACTTCGTCTCTCTTAAGAACGACCCCACAGATGAGGACCGGATCGCGGACGTCAGAAAAATCTTAAATTCCGGCAACTTCTATTTTGCATGGTCCTCCACCGGAGTGAGTTTGGACCTTAGCTTGAACGCACACCGTAGAATCCGAGAAGACATATCCGACAACCGCTTTTTCTG GAATCAGTCCCTGCACCTGCATCTCAAACATTACGGAGTGAACTGTGATGATTGGTTGTTGAGGTTGATGTGTGGTGGGGTGGAGATCCGTACTATCTACGCTGGGCACAAGCAGGCCAAAGCTTGCGTAATCTCTCGGCTTAGCTCGGAGAGAGCGGGCACGCGTTTCAACGTCCGGGGGACGAATGACGATGGCCAGGTGGCCAACTTTGTGGAGACTGAACAG GCTATTTTTCTTGACGACAAGGTGTCATCCTTCATTCAGATCCGAGGGTCAATACCTCTGTTCTGGGAGCAGCCGGGTCTTCAG GTTGGTTCTCACCGTGTTAAGCTGTCCCGTGGTTTTGAAGCAAACGCGCCGGCTTTTGAAAG ACATTTCAGTGCTTTGAGGAGGCTGTACGGCAAACAGGTGATCATCAACCTGCTGGGTATGAAGGAGGGTGAGCACATGCTCAGCAAAGCATTCCAG AGTCACCTAAAAGCTTCAGAACACGCCAACGCTGTGAAAATGTTGAACTTCGACTATCATCAAATGGTTAAAGGTGGGAAGACAGACAAGCTCACCACTGTTCTGAAACCTCAGATCAGCAAGTTTCTGGAGGAATGTGGTTTCTTTAGCCATTCAACAGAGTCCGGCATTCAGAG GTGCCAAGCGGGAACCATCCGTTCCAATTGTCTAGACTGCTTGGATAGGACGAACAGCGTCCAGGCCTTCATTGCACTGGAG ATGCTTCCAAAACAGTTGGAAGACATGGGACTGACTGAGAAGCCTCAGTTGGTGGCACGGTTTCAGGAGGTCTTCCGAACCATGTGGTCCACCAATGGAGACTCCATCAGCAAGATCTACGCAGGCACCGGTGCTCTGGATGGCAAGGCTAAG CTGAAAGACGGTGCTCGTTCTGTCACCAGAACCATCCAGAACAACTTCTTTGACAGCTCTAAGCAGGAAGCCATTGACGTACTGAGACTGGGCAGCACCCTTAACAGTGACCTTGCAGATAAAGCACGAGCCCTTCTCACAACCAGCAGCCTGTATG TCTCTGAGCCAATTTTACAGTCAG CTTCTCCTAGGGTGCTGTTGGGTATGTGTCAGAACCACTACAAATACACCCGACCCAAGAAGATCAGAGTGTGCGTGGGCACTTGGAACGTAAATGGTGGCAAGCAGTTTCGTAGCATTGCGTTTCGTAACCACACCCTCAATGACTGGCTTCTGGACGCCCCTAAAAAAGCTGGTCACCCAGAATTTCAAG ATAGCAAATCTAACCCCGTGGACATATTCGCTATCGGCTTTGAGGAAATGGTGGAGCTGAATGCAGGCAATATTGTCAGCGCAAG CACCACCAATCAAAAGCTGTGGGCCGCTGAGCTACAGAAGAACATCTCACGGGATCAGAGATATGTGCTGCTGGCCTCAGAGCAGCTGGTGGGTGTGTGTCTGTTCATCTTCATACGCCCTCAGCATGCACCTTTCATCAG GGATGTTGCGGTTGATACTGTAAAGACCGGAATGGGCGGTGCCACTGGTAATAAAGGGGGTGTGGCCATCCGGATGCTCTTCCACACCACCAGCATCTGCTTCGTGTGCTCGCACTTTGCTGCTGGCCAATCACAGGTCAAGGAGAGGAATGATGACTACAACGAGATTGCACGCAAGCTCTCCTTCCCCATG gGTCGTCTGCTGTACTCCCATGATTACGTATTCTGGTGTGGAGATTTTAACTACCGGATAAGTCTGCCCAATGAAGAGGTAAAGGAGCTGATTAAACAGCAGAATTGGGAAGCTCTGGTCGGTGGAGATCAATTGGTGGAGCAGAAGAATGCTGGACAG GTGTTTAGGGGTTTCATTGAAGGAAAGCTAGATTTTGCTCCCACCTACAAATATGACCTGTTTTCTGAGGACTACGACACCAGTGAGAAGTGCCGCACACCTGCCTGGACCGACCGTGTGCTTTGGAAGAGAAGAAAGTGGAACTTTGATAAAACCG CAGAAGAGATGGAGTTGAATGTAGTCGGAGCTTCAGTGAATGAGGAAGATCCGTACCCATGGAGCCCTGGAGATCTAAAGTACTATGGTAGAGCAGAGCTAAAGACCTCTGATCACAG GCCTGTGGTGGCCATCATAGACATGGATGTGCTAGAGGTGGATCCAGAGGCCAGACATCAGGTGTATAAGGAAGTGATCGCCCATCAGGGTCCACCTGATGGCACTATCCTTGTCTCTCTCTGCTCATCTGGTCCCGATGACTATTTCGATGATGCTTTGATTGACGACCTGCTGGACAAGTTTGCCAACTTCGGGGAGGTCATTCTTATCAG GTTTGTTGAGGAGAAAATGTGGGTGACGTTTTTGGAGGGCTACTCTGCGCTGGCTGCTCTGTCTTTGAGCGCCTCTACT GTAAATGGAAAGACCATAGACATCCGTCTGAGGAGTTCTGGTTGGATAAAGAGTCTTGAAGAGGAAATGAGTGTGGAGAGAATCTGTGGCAGTATTCCGACATCCAGCAGCTCTACCCTGCTAGCGGAAAACTCTGAGATGGGAGAGGAGTTTGACATGGAAG GTGACGTGGACGAGGAGGTTGAAGATATCTTACAACAGAACCTACAGCCTGGAGTGGGCAGTGAGCCGGGTGTGTCCCCCACCCCATCCCCTCGCGGCAGCCCTTGCCCCTCTCCCACCCAAGGAGAGCCTGCTCCTCCAATCCGGCCCAGCAGAGCCCCTCCACGCACAGCCGGACCACCACAGG GTTCTCCTGTTGAATATCAGCCGGCTGGAGCGCCTTCATATCAGACACTGGAGCCAAAACGCCCACCTCCACCTCGCCCTAATATCCCACCAGCCCGACCTGCACCCCCACAACGACCACCACCACCCTCAG GACAAAAAAGTCCAGCGTTAGCACGTGCAGATGCTGCTG CTCGAGGTCAAGCCACTGGATCAGCACCTGGTGGTACCCCAAGGCCG ATCCCACCCAGAGCAGGAGTCATCAGTGTTCCTCCTCAAGCCAGACCTCCGCCTCCTTCTCATCCTGGAGCCCCCAGACCCACAGCAGAGGTGCATCCTGGAGCCCCTCGTCCCACATCTGATAATCACCCTGGAGCACCAAGGCCCGAACCCCAGAGCAAACCAGCTGATCTGCCTCTGG GTCCTCCCCCGACACTGCCAGGTCCCATGAGACCTCAGATGATATCACCCATGCAACCTCAGCCCATCTCTCCAATGCAGCCATCGGTTCAAGCCCAGGTGCCCCCACCCATTCAATCCCAGCTTCCTCCACCAATGCAGCCCACCTTTCCCACCCCTTTGGTACCTCAAGCTGCTGGACCTGCCCAAGCATCATCTACTGGAGCTTCTGCCAGCCCTCAGCCTGGACTAGCTTCTCCCAAGCCTCCACCCAGGAGCCGGTCAACTCATGGACTGCCACCTGAGGCCACTCCTCCCTCTACTCCGGCTACAGCATCTCAG gccaaaaacatgaaTGGCGTCCAAAATGAAGCACAATGGAAACCAGACCCCTTTGATTTGCTTTACACCCAGTCTCTGCTCCAGAACCTATCGTCATCTACCTCCCTCCCTCGCTCATCATCCTCTTCCACATTTCTCTCCTCTTCCTCCACGTTTTCTGCCTCCCTCCCTCGCTCATCATCATCCTCCGCCACCttttcctcctcttcctccacGTTATCCAGCTCCCTTTCACTGTTCTCATCCTTGCAAAACCCATCTTCAGCTTCAGATACCAGCAGTGCACAGTGTCTTCTGCCTCCCCCCATCCCCTCCCGCAGCAGGTCTCAAGAGACCCTTCGCTGTTCCCCTAATCCCTTCCTTGCCGATCCCCATCCCAGACCGAGCAGCACCAACCCCTTCACCGGCAACTCTACGTCATCGCCCCAACGATCGCTCACACCTGTTTTTTACATCCAACAGGATGCTGAACCATCCAAACCTGGCCTCAACAGAGCCATGTCTGCCATGGTTCACAGTTCGATTTTACCCCCTTCAGTCTCCAGGCAACAATCCTTAGGTCCCGCTGTGGCACCCGCCCCACCCAAACAGACCCAGAACTGGGTCACCTTTGATGATGATTCAAACTTTCTCCCATCCAGAAAGGCTCCGGCAGCAGGTGCTCCGCTGCCACCCGCCTCCACATCACTTGCCTTCCCACAACCCCCTAGTAGCCTTCCCAGATCTGGCTTTGACACGGACAGCAACTGGGCGTCTCTTTCCAACTCCGCGTTCCCGGCAATTCCCCCTCCTAACCCGAACAGGACTAATACCAGCATCAGGAACGCCCCTTCCAGAAATGAATTCACAGGGAGGTGA
- the synj1 gene encoding synaptojanin-1 isoform X1 produces the protein MAFSKGYRIYHKLDPPPYSVIVETRNQEECLMFESGAVAVLSAVEKETIKSAYTKMLDAYGILGVLRLNLGDSMLHSLVVVTGCSSVGKIQESEVFRVTGTDFVSLKNDPTDEDRIADVRKILNSGNFYFAWSSTGVSLDLSLNAHRRIREDISDNRFFWNQSLHLHLKHYGVNCDDWLLRLMCGGVEIRTIYAGHKQAKACVISRLSSERAGTRFNVRGTNDDGQVANFVETEQAIFLDDKVSSFIQIRGSIPLFWEQPGLQVGSHRVKLSRGFEANAPAFERHFSALRRLYGKQVIINLLGMKEGEHMLSKAFQSHLKASEHANAVKMLNFDYHQMVKGGKTDKLTTVLKPQISKFLEECGFFSHSTESGIQRCQAGTIRSNCLDCLDRTNSVQAFIALEMLPKQLEDMGLTEKPQLVARFQEVFRTMWSTNGDSISKIYAGTGALDGKAKGGKLKDGARSVTRTIQNNFFDSSKQEAIDVLRLGSTLNSDLADKARALLTTSSLYVSEPILQSASPRVLLGMCQNHYKYTRPKKIRVCVGTWNVNGGKQFRSIAFRNHTLNDWLLDAPKKAGHPEFQDSKSNPVDIFAIGFEEMVELNAGNIVSASTTNQKLWAAELQKNISRDQRYVLLASEQLVGVCLFIFIRPQHAPFIRDVAVDTVKTGMGGATGNKGGVAIRMLFHTTSICFVCSHFAAGQSQVKERNDDYNEIARKLSFPMGRLLYSHDYVFWCGDFNYRISLPNEEVKELIKQQNWEALVGGDQLVEQKNAGQVFRGFIEGKLDFAPTYKYDLFSEDYDTSEKCRTPAWTDRVLWKRRKWNFDKTAEEMELNVVGASVNEEDPYPWSPGDLKYYGRAELKTSDHRPVVAIIDMDVLEVDPEARHQVYKEVIAHQGPPDGTILVSLCSSGPDDYFDDALIDDLLDKFANFGEVILIRFVEEKMWVTFLEGYSALAALSLSASTVNGKTIDIRLRSSGWIKSLEEEMSVERICGSIPTSSSSTLLAENSEMGEEFDMEGDVDEEVEDILQQNLQPGVGSEPGVSPTPSPRGSPCPSPTQGEPAPPIRPSRAPPRTAGPPQGSPVEYQPAGAPSYQTLEPKRPPPPRPNIPPARPAPPQRPPPPSGQKSPALARADAAARGQATGSAPGGTPRPIPPRAGVISVPPQARPPPPSHPGAPRPTAEVHPGAPRPTSDNHPGAPRPEPQSKPADLPLGPPPTLPGPMRPQMISPMQPQPISPMQPSVQAQVPPPIQSQLPPPMQPTFPTPLVPQAAGPAQASSTGASASPQPGLASPKPPPRSRSTHGLPPEATPPSTPATASQAKNMNGVQNEAQWKPDPFDLLYTQSLLQNLSSSTSLPRSSSSSTFLSSSSTFSASLPRSSSSSATFSSSSSTLSSSLSLFSSLQNPSSASDTSSAQCLLPPPIPSRSRSQETLRCSPNPFLADPHPRPSSTNPFTGNSTSSPQRSLTPVFYIQQDAEPSKPGLNRAMSAMVHSSILPPSVSRQQSLGPAVAPAPPKQTQNWVTFDDDSNFLPSRKAPAAGAPLPPASTSLAFPQPPSSLPRSGFDTDSNWASLSNSAFPAIPPPNPNRTNTSIRNAPSRNEFTGR, from the exons ATGGCTTTCAGCAAAGGTTATCGTATTTATCATAAACTGGACCCACCTCCATACAGTGTGATTGTGGAAACCAGAAATCAAGAAGAATGCCTGATGTTTGAGTCTGGAGCCGTCGCCGTTCTCT CGGCAGTAGAGAAGGAGACCATCAAATCAGCATACACCAAGATGTTGGATGCGTATGGGATCCTGGGAGTTCTTCGTCTCAACCTTG GGGATTCAATGCTACACAGCCTGGTGGTCGTAACAGGCTGTAGTTCTGTTGGAAAAATCCAAGAATCCGAAGTCTTTCGAGTGACTGGAACAGACTTCGTCTCTCTTAAGAACGACCCCACAGATGAGGACCGGATCGCGGACGTCAGAAAAATCTTAAATTCCGGCAACTTCTATTTTGCATGGTCCTCCACCGGAGTGAGTTTGGACCTTAGCTTGAACGCACACCGTAGAATCCGAGAAGACATATCCGACAACCGCTTTTTCTG GAATCAGTCCCTGCACCTGCATCTCAAACATTACGGAGTGAACTGTGATGATTGGTTGTTGAGGTTGATGTGTGGTGGGGTGGAGATCCGTACTATCTACGCTGGGCACAAGCAGGCCAAAGCTTGCGTAATCTCTCGGCTTAGCTCGGAGAGAGCGGGCACGCGTTTCAACGTCCGGGGGACGAATGACGATGGCCAGGTGGCCAACTTTGTGGAGACTGAACAG GCTATTTTTCTTGACGACAAGGTGTCATCCTTCATTCAGATCCGAGGGTCAATACCTCTGTTCTGGGAGCAGCCGGGTCTTCAG GTTGGTTCTCACCGTGTTAAGCTGTCCCGTGGTTTTGAAGCAAACGCGCCGGCTTTTGAAAG ACATTTCAGTGCTTTGAGGAGGCTGTACGGCAAACAGGTGATCATCAACCTGCTGGGTATGAAGGAGGGTGAGCACATGCTCAGCAAAGCATTCCAG AGTCACCTAAAAGCTTCAGAACACGCCAACGCTGTGAAAATGTTGAACTTCGACTATCATCAAATGGTTAAAGGTGGGAAGACAGACAAGCTCACCACTGTTCTGAAACCTCAGATCAGCAAGTTTCTGGAGGAATGTGGTTTCTTTAGCCATTCAACAGAGTCCGGCATTCAGAG GTGCCAAGCGGGAACCATCCGTTCCAATTGTCTAGACTGCTTGGATAGGACGAACAGCGTCCAGGCCTTCATTGCACTGGAG ATGCTTCCAAAACAGTTGGAAGACATGGGACTGACTGAGAAGCCTCAGTTGGTGGCACGGTTTCAGGAGGTCTTCCGAACCATGTGGTCCACCAATGGAGACTCCATCAGCAAGATCTACGCAGGCACCGGTGCTCTGGATGGCAAGGCTAAG GGTGGAAAGCTGAAAGACGGTGCTCGTTCTGTCACCAGAACCATCCAGAACAACTTCTTTGACAGCTCTAAGCAGGAAGCCATTGACGTACTGAGACTGGGCAGCACCCTTAACAGTGACCTTGCAGATAAAGCACGAGCCCTTCTCACAACCAGCAGCCTGTATG TCTCTGAGCCAATTTTACAGTCAG CTTCTCCTAGGGTGCTGTTGGGTATGTGTCAGAACCACTACAAATACACCCGACCCAAGAAGATCAGAGTGTGCGTGGGCACTTGGAACGTAAATGGTGGCAAGCAGTTTCGTAGCATTGCGTTTCGTAACCACACCCTCAATGACTGGCTTCTGGACGCCCCTAAAAAAGCTGGTCACCCAGAATTTCAAG ATAGCAAATCTAACCCCGTGGACATATTCGCTATCGGCTTTGAGGAAATGGTGGAGCTGAATGCAGGCAATATTGTCAGCGCAAG CACCACCAATCAAAAGCTGTGGGCCGCTGAGCTACAGAAGAACATCTCACGGGATCAGAGATATGTGCTGCTGGCCTCAGAGCAGCTGGTGGGTGTGTGTCTGTTCATCTTCATACGCCCTCAGCATGCACCTTTCATCAG GGATGTTGCGGTTGATACTGTAAAGACCGGAATGGGCGGTGCCACTGGTAATAAAGGGGGTGTGGCCATCCGGATGCTCTTCCACACCACCAGCATCTGCTTCGTGTGCTCGCACTTTGCTGCTGGCCAATCACAGGTCAAGGAGAGGAATGATGACTACAACGAGATTGCACGCAAGCTCTCCTTCCCCATG gGTCGTCTGCTGTACTCCCATGATTACGTATTCTGGTGTGGAGATTTTAACTACCGGATAAGTCTGCCCAATGAAGAGGTAAAGGAGCTGATTAAACAGCAGAATTGGGAAGCTCTGGTCGGTGGAGATCAATTGGTGGAGCAGAAGAATGCTGGACAG GTGTTTAGGGGTTTCATTGAAGGAAAGCTAGATTTTGCTCCCACCTACAAATATGACCTGTTTTCTGAGGACTACGACACCAGTGAGAAGTGCCGCACACCTGCCTGGACCGACCGTGTGCTTTGGAAGAGAAGAAAGTGGAACTTTGATAAAACCG CAGAAGAGATGGAGTTGAATGTAGTCGGAGCTTCAGTGAATGAGGAAGATCCGTACCCATGGAGCCCTGGAGATCTAAAGTACTATGGTAGAGCAGAGCTAAAGACCTCTGATCACAG GCCTGTGGTGGCCATCATAGACATGGATGTGCTAGAGGTGGATCCAGAGGCCAGACATCAGGTGTATAAGGAAGTGATCGCCCATCAGGGTCCACCTGATGGCACTATCCTTGTCTCTCTCTGCTCATCTGGTCCCGATGACTATTTCGATGATGCTTTGATTGACGACCTGCTGGACAAGTTTGCCAACTTCGGGGAGGTCATTCTTATCAG GTTTGTTGAGGAGAAAATGTGGGTGACGTTTTTGGAGGGCTACTCTGCGCTGGCTGCTCTGTCTTTGAGCGCCTCTACT GTAAATGGAAAGACCATAGACATCCGTCTGAGGAGTTCTGGTTGGATAAAGAGTCTTGAAGAGGAAATGAGTGTGGAGAGAATCTGTGGCAGTATTCCGACATCCAGCAGCTCTACCCTGCTAGCGGAAAACTCTGAGATGGGAGAGGAGTTTGACATGGAAG GTGACGTGGACGAGGAGGTTGAAGATATCTTACAACAGAACCTACAGCCTGGAGTGGGCAGTGAGCCGGGTGTGTCCCCCACCCCATCCCCTCGCGGCAGCCCTTGCCCCTCTCCCACCCAAGGAGAGCCTGCTCCTCCAATCCGGCCCAGCAGAGCCCCTCCACGCACAGCCGGACCACCACAGG GTTCTCCTGTTGAATATCAGCCGGCTGGAGCGCCTTCATATCAGACACTGGAGCCAAAACGCCCACCTCCACCTCGCCCTAATATCCCACCAGCCCGACCTGCACCCCCACAACGACCACCACCACCCTCAG GACAAAAAAGTCCAGCGTTAGCACGTGCAGATGCTGCTG CTCGAGGTCAAGCCACTGGATCAGCACCTGGTGGTACCCCAAGGCCG ATCCCACCCAGAGCAGGAGTCATCAGTGTTCCTCCTCAAGCCAGACCTCCGCCTCCTTCTCATCCTGGAGCCCCCAGACCCACAGCAGAGGTGCATCCTGGAGCCCCTCGTCCCACATCTGATAATCACCCTGGAGCACCAAGGCCCGAACCCCAGAGCAAACCAGCTGATCTGCCTCTGG GTCCTCCCCCGACACTGCCAGGTCCCATGAGACCTCAGATGATATCACCCATGCAACCTCAGCCCATCTCTCCAATGCAGCCATCGGTTCAAGCCCAGGTGCCCCCACCCATTCAATCCCAGCTTCCTCCACCAATGCAGCCCACCTTTCCCACCCCTTTGGTACCTCAAGCTGCTGGACCTGCCCAAGCATCATCTACTGGAGCTTCTGCCAGCCCTCAGCCTGGACTAGCTTCTCCCAAGCCTCCACCCAGGAGCCGGTCAACTCATGGACTGCCACCTGAGGCCACTCCTCCCTCTACTCCGGCTACAGCATCTCAG gccaaaaacatgaaTGGCGTCCAAAATGAAGCACAATGGAAACCAGACCCCTTTGATTTGCTTTACACCCAGTCTCTGCTCCAGAACCTATCGTCATCTACCTCCCTCCCTCGCTCATCATCCTCTTCCACATTTCTCTCCTCTTCCTCCACGTTTTCTGCCTCCCTCCCTCGCTCATCATCATCCTCCGCCACCttttcctcctcttcctccacGTTATCCAGCTCCCTTTCACTGTTCTCATCCTTGCAAAACCCATCTTCAGCTTCAGATACCAGCAGTGCACAGTGTCTTCTGCCTCCCCCCATCCCCTCCCGCAGCAGGTCTCAAGAGACCCTTCGCTGTTCCCCTAATCCCTTCCTTGCCGATCCCCATCCCAGACCGAGCAGCACCAACCCCTTCACCGGCAACTCTACGTCATCGCCCCAACGATCGCTCACACCTGTTTTTTACATCCAACAGGATGCTGAACCATCCAAACCTGGCCTCAACAGAGCCATGTCTGCCATGGTTCACAGTTCGATTTTACCCCCTTCAGTCTCCAGGCAACAATCCTTAGGTCCCGCTGTGGCACCCGCCCCACCCAAACAGACCCAGAACTGGGTCACCTTTGATGATGATTCAAACTTTCTCCCATCCAGAAAGGCTCCGGCAGCAGGTGCTCCGCTGCCACCCGCCTCCACATCACTTGCCTTCCCACAACCCCCTAGTAGCCTTCCCAGATCTGGCTTTGACACGGACAGCAACTGGGCGTCTCTTTCCAACTCCGCGTTCCCGGCAATTCCCCCTCCTAACCCGAACAGGACTAATACCAGCATCAGGAACGCCCCTTCCAGAAATGAATTCACAGGGAGGTGA